A stretch of DNA from Thalassospiraceae bacterium LMO-SO8:
TCGCGGCGGCGGTCAAGGGGGCGCTCGCGATTCCCGCCGAGGCCTGCCGGAACCACGCCCTGAAATATTCCTGGGACGCCAGTTTCGACCAGTTCGAGGGCAATCTGCACGTGTTTCGCTGAGGCCTTTAGAACTCGCTTATAAATCCCTGAAATCACGCGGGATTCTTGGCCTTTCTCAGGCTACGTGGTAAAAGGTCCGACCCTGTCCCAGGAACCTTCGGAAGGACCCGAGGCCCGTGGCGTCCGCCATCGATACCCACTCCCCCGTCCATGCCTCCACGGCGAGCCTGCTCGGCCGGCTGTTCCGTGAAAGCATGCGTGGCTACGCGCGCTGGTTTTTCGCGGCGCTTGCCTGCATGGCGTTGATGGCGGCGGCGACGGCGGCCAGCGCCTGGCTGATGGAACCGGTGGTCAACGACATCTTCGTCAACCGTGACGAAACCATGCTGATGCCCGTGGGCCTGGCCGTGTTCGCCGTGTTCATCGTCAAAGGCCTGGCCAACTACGGGCAGGCGACGCTGATGGCCTATGTCGGGCTGCGCATCGTCACCGACAACCAGAACCGCCTGTTCGACAAGCTGTCGCGCATGGACGTGAAATTCTTTCAGGATTCCAACACGGGCGGGCTGATCTCGCGCTTCCTGGTCGACATCAATCAGATGCGCGGCGCCGTGTCCAACGCCTGGGTCTCGCTCGGCAAGGACGCCATGACCCTGATCGGCCTGATCGGCGTCACCTTCTACCAGGATTGGCGATTGGCGCTGATCGCCTTCATCATCTTCCCCGCCGCCCTCTTGCCCATCGTCAAGCTGGGCCGGCGCATGCGCAAGGTAACGGCCAACACGCAGCGTGAAATGGGCCTGTTCACGACGCTCCTGGAACAGACCATCCAGGGCATCCGCGTGGTCAAGGCGTACTCCATGGAAGCCTACGAGCGCGCCCGCGTCAGTGAAATCGTGGAGCGCGTGTTCAACCTGACCATGAAGGCCGAACGCACGCGGGCACTGTCCAGCCCGATCATGGAAACGCTGGGCGGCGTCGCCGTCGGCATCGTCATCTTCTATGGCGGCTACCGGGTGATCCATGGCAACACGGACGCGGGATCGTTCTTTTCCTTCATCACGGCGCTGCTTCTGGCCTACGAGCCCATGAAGCGGCTGGCCAATCTGAACGCCGCCCTGCAACAAGGTCTGGCCGGGGCCGACCGTCTGTTCCAGATGCTCGACATGGAACCGGCGATCCAGGAAGCCCCCGATGCCCGCAGCCTGCCCGCGCCGGTCAAGGGTGCGGTCGAATTCCGCAACGTCGGTTTCGCCTATACCCCGGACCGGGCGACCCTCAACGACCTTTCCCTCACCGTGCCGGCGGGCAAGACCGTGGCCCTGGTCGGTCCGTCCGGGGCGGGCAAGTCGACCATCCTCAACCTGATCCCCCGGTTCTACGACGTCGCTGAGGGCGCGGTGCTGGTCGATGGCGAGGACGTGCGCGGCCTGACCTTCGCGTCCTTGCGCGGCGCCATGGCCCTGGTCAGCCAGGAAGTCACCCTGTTCGACGACACGGTGCGCGCCAACATCGCCTATGGCCGGGCCGGGGCGAGCGAGGACGACATCGTTCAGGCGGCCAGGAACGCCGCCGCCCATGACTTCATCGCGGCCCTGCCCGACGGCTACGACACCCTGGTCGGCGAACAGGGGGTCAAGCTTTCCGGCGGCCAACGCCAGCGCCTGGCGATCGCGCGGGCCATGCTGAAGAACGCGCCGATCCTGCTGCTGGACGAGGCGACCTCAGCCCTCGATACGGAATCCGAACGTCAGGTGCAGGCGGCGCTCGACGCCCTGATGACCGACCGCACGACCCTGGTCATCGCCCACCGCCTGTCGACCGTGGTGCGCGCCGATCTGATCTGCGTCATCGTCGACGGCCGCGTCGCCGAACAGGGCAGCCATGCGGAACTGTTGGCCAGGGGCGGCCACTACAAACATCTCTATGAACTGCAATTCGCCGGGGAAACCGGGGATGCCGCCCGCCAGGCGGCGGGACGGTAACCGGCCCGGGCCGGTGATCCCGCCATGCTGAAACGGCTCCTGAAAAGCGACGGATTGCGCCGGGTGTTGTGCTGGTTGGGCTCGCTTTACATCCGGCTGGTCCATGCCACGGGGCGGTGGCGGGTGGTCGGCGGCGACGCGGCGCGCGCCCATTGGGCGGCGGGCAGGCCGTTCATCCTGTGTTTCTGGCACGGCCGGATTTTGATGATGCCCCATTGCTGGCCTCGCGATAAGGCGATCCACATGCTGATTTCCCAGCACCGGGACGGCCAGATCATCGCCCGCACGGTCGGCCATTTCGGCATCAGGACCGTGGCGGGCTCGTCGTCCCGGGGCGGGGCACAGGCGCTGCGCGCCATGGTCAAGGCGCTGAAGGCCGGCGACTGCGTCGGCATCACGCCCGACGGCCCCAGGGGGCCCCGCATGCGGGCGTCGGACGGCGCCGTCGCGTTGGCCAGACTTTCCGGCGTGCCGATCATCCCGGCGACCTTCGGGGCCGCGCGGGGGCGGGTGCTGCAAAGCTGGGATCGCTTCCTGGTCGCCTGGCCGTTCGGGCGGGGCGTCATCGTCTGGGGCGATCCCATCGACGTTGCCCGCGACGCCGATGCGGCGGCGCTGGGTGCCGCGCGTTTGCAGGTTGAAAACGCGCTCAACGCCATCACCGTCGAGGCCGACCGCCTGACCGGTCGCGTCCCGGTCGAACCCGCTTCGGTGGAGACGGCCCGATGATGCTCGGTCTTTATCGTTTCCTGACGACCCTGGGCGCACCCGTGATCCAGATCTACCTGGGGCGGCGGATCAAGGCCGGGAAGGAAGATCCCCATCGCTTCAACGAACGGCTGGGCCGGGCCGCCCTGGCGCGCCCCGACGGACCCTTGATCTGGCTGCACGGGGCCAGTGTCGGCGAGGCGATGTCGCTGCTGACCCTGGTCGCCCGCTTGAAGAACGCGGTGCCCGCCGCCAACATCCTGATCACCACGGGCACGGTGACCTCGGCGCGCATGCTGGCTGACCGCCTGCCCAAGGGGGCGGTTCATCAATACGTGCCGGTCGACCGCATGGCCTACGTGCGCCGCTTCCTCGACCATTGGCGGCCGGACCTGACGCTGTGGGCGGAATCGGAATTCTGGCCCAACCTGATTTCGGAAACGGCGGCGCGGGGCAATCCCCTGATCCTGGTCAACGGACGCATCTCGCCCCGTTCGTTCAAAGGCTGGTCGCGGGCACCCAAATTCATCGCCGGGCTGCTCGGCGGCTTCGCCCTCTGCCTGGGCCAGACCGAGGGCGACGCCGAGCGCCTGCGCGCGCTGGGGGCGGCGGGCGCGCGCAGTGTGGGAAATCTCAAATTCGCGGCCGATCCCCTTCCCGTCGATGCGGCGCGGCTGGCGGACCTGCGCGCCGCCACGGCGGGCCGGCCCCTGTGGCTGGCGGCCAGCACCTGGGCCGGGGAAGAAGATATCGCCTGGGGCGTTCATCAGAACCTGATGGCGGCTCATCCGGGGCTGTTGACCGTCATCGTGCCGCGCCACCCGAACCGGGGGGCGGAGATCGCGGCCCGGCTTGCGGACCAAGGGGCGCGGGTCAAACGGCGCGCGGCGGGGGGCATGCCCGACGCCGGAACGGACGTCTATGTCGCCGATACCATGGGTGAACTCGGCCTGTTCTTCACGCTGGCCCCTGTCGTGTTCATGGGCAAGTCGCTGTCCGCCGAAGGCGGCCAGAACCTGTTGGAGCCGGCGCGCCTCGGCTGCGCCGTGCTGTACGGCCCGCGCATGACCAACTTCGCCGACATGGGGGCCCGCATGGCCGCCGCCGGGGCCTCCCTGCCGGTCGCCGACGGGGCGGCCTTGAGCCGCGCCGTCGGCCGGCTTCTTGACGATAAGGGCGAGGCCGAGGCCATCGCCGCCCGCGCCCGCACCTTCGCCCAGGCGGAAGCCGGGGTCATCGACCGGCTGATGACGGAACTCACGCCCTACCTACAGCGTCTGGACGGCGCAAAGGGGGCCGCATGAAGGCCCCCGCGTTCTGGTACGATGCGGCGCCGTCGGCTCTGGGGGCCGTGCTGTCGCCGCTCGGCCTGATCTACGGCGCCGCGACGGCGTTGCGGCAGCGCGGAGGAAGACCGGCCCAGGCCGGCGTGCCCGTGGTTTGCGTCGGCAACCTGACGGCCGGCGGGGCGGGAAAGACGCCGGTGGTGATCGATATCGCGCGCCGCCTGGCCACCGCCGGACGGCGGCCCCATGTGGTCAGCCGCGGTTACGGCGGCCAGGCCGATGCCACGCCCCGGCCCGTGGACCCGGATGCGGATACGGCGGACAAGGTTGGGGACGAGCCGCTGATGATCGCCAAGGCCGCACCGGTTTGGGTCGGCGGCGACCGGGCCCAGGCGGCCCGTACCGTCGCGGACGCCGGGGCCGGGACCCTGGTGCTGGATGACGGTTTTCAGGACCCGTCGCTCGCCAAGGATTTGTCCATCGTCGTCGTCGATGGCCGTTACGGTTTCGGCAACGGTTTCCTGATCCCGGCCGGGCCGCTCCGCGAAACCCTGCGGGCGGGGCTGGCGCGGGCGGACGCCCTGGTCGTCATCGGGGACGATGCCTGGGGCGTGGGCGACGCGGCGCGCCGGTTCGGCCCGAAAAATCTACCCCTGTTGACGGCCCGGGTCGTGCCTGGATCCGAGATCGGCCAAATTTCAAAATCCCTGGGCGTTGCCTTCGCGGGGATCGGACATCCGGAAAAGTTCTTCCAGACCCTTCGCGATCACGGCTGCCGCCTCGCGGGAACGCAAGCCTTCCCTGACCATCATCCCTTCAGCTCTGCCGATCTGGCGGCCTTGAAACGTCGTGCGGAAGCCCTGAAGGGGGTTTTGATAACCACGGAAAAGGACGCCCAGCGGATCCCCGCCGGTGACCGCGCGGGCATTGAAGTCTTGACAATTACCCTGCAATGGGACGACGAAGCGGCCCTCGACCGATTGTTGCAAAACGCCAAACCCTAGTCAGGCTGCCGATTCCATGGCTCATGCGCCGGCCCCGCTGAACAAATACGTGCTTCACCCCGTCCAGGCGGCGGCGGCGTTCACCGTCTACATGTTCTTCCGCATGCTGCCGCTCGATTGGGCGTCTGGGCTGGGCGGTCTTCTGGCGCGCACCATCGGGCCGCGCCTGCGCCTGTCCGACCGGGCGCGCCGGAACCTGCGCGCGGTGTTTCCCGACATGGCGGCGGCCGAGGTCGAGCGCATCGTCCACGGCATGTGGGACAACCTGGGCCGGCTTGCCGCCGAATTCCCCCATTTACAGGAAATCGACGTCTACGCCGGGAACGGCCGGGTGACCGTCGAAGGCGGCGAATACGTGGACCAGCTGCGCGACGATAATGAGGCGGGTATTTTCTATTCTGCCCATATCGGCAATTGGGAAATTTTGGCCCTGGGCGCGACGCAGCGGGGCCTGCCGCTCGACCGCGTCTACCGCGAGGCCAACAACCGTCTCGTCGAATGGCTGTACCGCCACGGCCGGGCCGCCGTCGAAGGGGCGCTGATCCCCAAGGGCCCGCAGGGCGTGCGCCAGCTTCTCAACGCCTTTCGCTCGGGCAGCCACCTGGCCATGCTGGTCGATCAGAAAATGAACGACGGCATCGCCGTGCCGTTCTTCGGCCGCCCGGCCATGACCGCCCCGGCATTGGCCGAACTGGCGCTGCGCCACAACTGCCCCGTGGTGGCGGCGCGGGTGACGCGGATCAAGGGCGCGACCTTCAAGATGACGGCCCTGCCCCCCGTCCGGTTCGAGAAGACCGGCGACCACAAGGCCGATGTGCTCGCCGCGATGACGCAGATCAACAACCAGGTCGAACAATGGGTCCGCGACACGCCGGAACAGTGGTTGTGGCTGCACAATCGCTGGCCCAACGGCGGAGAATAAGGGCCGGAACATTGACATTTGTCGTTATTTATGTATTATAGCGCCAAATGTCTTTTGACGATTTGCAAAGGATCGTTCCGGTGCCCCATCTTCGTCTTATTGAACCGCACCCCGCCCCGCCGGGGCCGAACTTCTCCGCCGAGGAGGTTCACGCCATGCAACGGGCGGTGATCAACCTGTTCGGCCGCTGGGACATCACGGACACCCAGGCCGCGACCTTGCTGGGTGAAATCGCGCCGCGCACGTTCCAACGCTGGAAGGCGGGGGAATATGGCCGGGTCGGTCCCGACCTTGCGGCGCGGTTGTCGAATCTGCTGGGGATTCACAAGGCGCTGCGGTTGCTGTTCAAGGACGCGGAACGCGGTTACGGCTGGATCAGGCGGCCCAACGCGGCGTTCGGCGAGCGTTCTGCCCTGGCGGTGATGCTGGGTGGGCAACTGACCGATTTGATGCGGGTGCGCCGGTACCTGGACGCCGTCCGGGGGGGCTGGTGAGGGCGCCCACGTCACAGGTGGCGTGGTCCTATCATCGACTTATCAATTCCGCGTATCCCCCCATCGACCTGTTCGAGGATATCGCCGACCCCCAGGACTGGCTGCTTTTGGCATCGGCGGAAATAAAGACCAACGCGCGTCTTGCCGAAACCATCGGAAATCTCGACCTTGTGCCGCCGGAACGGCGCGTCGGCGGCGCGGGCGCTTCCTATGTCATGGCGCCCTTCACCCATGTCAGTCCGGATCGGCCCGGGCGGTTTCACGACGGCACCTTCGGCGCCTTTTACGCCGCCGCCGGATACGAAACGGCCCTGTTTGAAACGGTTCACCATCAAGCCCGGTTTTGCCGGGCGACGGCGGAGGCGCCGGGGTGGATCGCCGACCTGCGCGAACTCGTCGGTCGCATTGATGCCGCCTTGGATGACTTGCGGGACGGTGGCTTCGCGGACCTGCTCGATCCCGACGACTATGCGCCGTCTCAGGCCTATGCGCGGGAAGTCCGCGCCGGCGGCGGCGACGGCATCGTTTATCCCAGCGTTCGGCACGCGGGCGGCGAGTGTTTCGCCGCGTTCCATCCGGACGTGATGGGCATTCCCGTCCAGGGGCGTCACGTCAGCTATCATTGGGACGGTGGCCGGATTGACCGGATCAAGGATCTAAGCGACGGCCATAAGGTCTATCAGATCGACTCTTGACGATCGGCGGGGAACAGGGCGCCGGCTATTCGATGGGCTTCTGCGGGTCGACCAGCAGCGCCGGGTCCAGATGGGTCTTGAACCAGCTGACGCCCCAATGCAGGTGCGGCCCGGTGACCCGGCCGGTCGCCCCCACGGTGCCGATCTGCATGCCCTTGGTGACGAAGTCGCCTTCCTTCACGGTGATCTTGTCCATGTGGATGTAGACCGACGTCAGGCCCAGGCCATGGTCGATCATCACCGTCTTGCCCGTGAAGAACATGTCCTGATTGACCAGGGCGACGATGCCGTCGCCCATTGTCTTGACCGGCGTGCCGCGGGGGGCGGCGACGTCGACGCCGTTGTGCGGGCTGCGCGGCTCGCCGTTGAGGATGCGCTGGCTGCCGAACACGCCGGAAATGGGTCCCTCGACCGGCCACATGAAGCCGGTATCGAAAAAGGTCTTGAGCGTCGTGCGTTTGCGTACTTCGGCGATCTGGACCTGGTCCTTCTTGATGCGGGCGAGGTCTTCCGGCTTGGTCGGGCTGACCTTGCGTTGCGGCAGGCCGTTGATGCGCTGGACTTTGTATTTGCGTTTCTCGATGGCAAGCTCGCGCGTTTCCGGCAGGCCTTCCGGCGGCTCCGCCCGCAGCACCATCTTCGCCTTGGCCTTGCGCCCGAAGCCGATGATGAAGCTGCCGTCGGGCGCCACGGCCACGGGCTGCCCGTCGAGCGTCAGTTTGGTCCCCGGTTCAACCTTGCCGGTCACCAGGCCGCCCTGAATGAACTTGCCGGAAAGCTCCAGCGCGAACGCACTTTGAATGCCCGCCACGGTGATCGCCGCCGAAAGCAGGAGGGTATGAAGGATATTGGTCACAGAAGCTGCCCCTGTCGGCCGTCGCCCGGTTTGTCTGGTTTCGGTTTTCCCGGTGCCTTTGTCTTGTCCGGGGTGTCGTTGCCCGTAACGGTCACTGGCCGCGTTCCGTCGCGGAGACGCAGATCAAGCCGGTCGCCGGTCTTAAGCCCTTTGGCAGAGGTCACGGGCGCGCCAGCAGGGGCAGTGACCAGGGCGAACCCGCGGTCGAGCACGCGCTGATAGGAATAGCTTTCCAACAGAGCCGAGGCCTGTGTCAGGCGGTTTCGCGCCCGGTCCACGGCGGCCCGGCCGGCGGTCTTCAGGGCGCGCACTTCCGAGGCGAGGCGGCCGGCCTCCATCTGGATGATCTTGTCGGGCCGGGTCAGCCCGGCGGCGGCGCCTGCGAGGCGCGCGCGGCGGCGTTCCAGCCCGCTGCCCAGCGAATGACCCAGGCGGTCGGTCCAATCGTCGAGCCGCTGCGCCTGTTCCTGCAGCATGCGCGCCGGGTTGGGCAGGGCCCGGGCCGTGGCGTCCAGATTGCGGCGGTGGTCGGCCAGCCGCCGGGACACGGCGCTGGCGATGCGCCGACCGTCTTCCAGAACCTGGGCCAACAGGTCCAGGCGCACCGGCACGGCCATTTCCGCCGCGGCGGTCGGGGTCGGTGCGCGCCGGTCGGCGGCGAAATCGGCCAGGGTCGTGTCCGTTTCGTGGCCGATCGCCGAAATCACCGGGATCGGACAGTCGGCGATGGCGCGCACGACCTCTTCCTCGTTGAACGCCCATAAATCCTCCAGGCTGCCGCCGCCGCGGGCGACGATGACCACGTCCGGGCGCGGCACGGGGCCGCCGGCTTGGATATCGCCGAATCCACGTATGGCCGCGGCGACCTGCGTGGCGGCGTTCTCACCCTGGACCAGCACGGGCCAGATCAGGACGTGGACCGGGAAGCGGTCGGCCAGCCGGTGCAGGATGTCGCGGATCACCGCCCCCGTGGGCGAGGTCACGACGCCGATCACGTCCGGCAGGAAGGGAATGTCGCGCTTGCGCTCGGCCGCGAACAGGCCCAGGGATTCCAGCTTGCGGCGGCGATCCTCCAGCAGCTTCAGAAGCGCGCCCTCGCCGGCCAGTTCCATATGGTCGACCACGACCTGGTATTTGGAGCGCCCGGGATAGGTGGTCAGCCGCCCGGTGGCGACGATCTCCATGCCGTCCTCGGGCTTGATGGCCAGGCGCCCGGCGGTGCCGCGCCAGCACACGCCGTCGATCACCGCATCCGCGTCCTTCAACGCGAAATACAGATGGCCCGAGGCCGCCCGCTTGAAGCCCGAGATTTCGCCCCGGATTCGCACCCATTGAAAGGTCTCCTCGACCGTGTGTTTCACGGCCTGGGAAATCTCGGAAACGGTAAAGACCGGCAGGTTATGGCTGGTCTCGGTTTCGCCGGGTTGACTCTGCGCGGTGCCGCTGGAATTGTCGCTCATGGGCGCAGTATGCAAGGCCCAGTGAACGGACACAATACGGCGGGCCGTGACCAAGGCGGAGCGCCGAACGAACCGCCGGAACCGGGAGGGATTGGGACAGGATGAAGGTACTTGTGGTCGGTTCGGGCGGGCGCGAACATTCCCTTTGCTGGGCCATCGCCAAATCCCCCAAATGCAGCGAACTGTTCTGCGCCCCCGGCAACGCCGGCACGGCTGCTCTCGCGCGCAACCTTGATATCGAGGCCGAGGATCTGGACGGCATCGTCCGATTCGTCAAGGACAGCGCCATCGACTTCGTCGTGGTCGGGCCGGAGGGCCCCCTGGTGGCGGGCCTGGTCGACAGACTGGACGCGCTCGGCGTCAAATCCTTCGGGCCGACGGCGGCGGGGGCGGAATTGGAAGGCTCCAAAGCCTTCACCAAGGATCTTTGCGCGAAGTACGACATTCCGACCGCCGACTACGACCGCTTCGACGAACCGGACGCGGCCAAGGAATACATCCGCACGCACGGGGCCCCCATCGTGGTCAAGGCCGACGGCCTGGCCGCCGGCAAGGGCGTCATCATCTGCCGCAACGTGAACGAGGCCTATGCGGCGGTCGACCAGATCATGATCGAGGAAGCCTTCGGCCGCGCCGGCACGGAAATCGTCGTCGAGGAATTCCTCGAAGGCGAGGAAGCCAGCTTCTTCGCCCTGGTCGACGGAGAAACGGCGCTGCCC
This window harbors:
- a CDS encoding ABC transporter ATP-binding protein, producing the protein MASAIDTHSPVHASTASLLGRLFRESMRGYARWFFAALACMALMAAATAASAWLMEPVVNDIFVNRDETMLMPVGLAVFAVFIVKGLANYGQATLMAYVGLRIVTDNQNRLFDKLSRMDVKFFQDSNTGGLISRFLVDINQMRGAVSNAWVSLGKDAMTLIGLIGVTFYQDWRLALIAFIIFPAALLPIVKLGRRMRKVTANTQREMGLFTTLLEQTIQGIRVVKAYSMEAYERARVSEIVERVFNLTMKAERTRALSSPIMETLGGVAVGIVIFYGGYRVIHGNTDAGSFFSFITALLLAYEPMKRLANLNAALQQGLAGADRLFQMLDMEPAIQEAPDARSLPAPVKGAVEFRNVGFAYTPDRATLNDLSLTVPAGKTVALVGPSGAGKSTILNLIPRFYDVAEGAVLVDGEDVRGLTFASLRGAMALVSQEVTLFDDTVRANIAYGRAGASEDDIVQAARNAAAHDFIAALPDGYDTLVGEQGVKLSGGQRQRLAIARAMLKNAPILLLDEATSALDTESERQVQAALDALMTDRTTLVIAHRLSTVVRADLICVIVDGRVAEQGSHAELLARGGHYKHLYELQFAGETGDAARQAAGR
- a CDS encoding lysophospholipid acyltransferase family protein — protein: MLKRLLKSDGLRRVLCWLGSLYIRLVHATGRWRVVGGDAARAHWAAGRPFILCFWHGRILMMPHCWPRDKAIHMLISQHRDGQIIARTVGHFGIRTVAGSSSRGGAQALRAMVKALKAGDCVGITPDGPRGPRMRASDGAVALARLSGVPIIPATFGAARGRVLQSWDRFLVAWPFGRGVIVWGDPIDVARDADAAALGAARLQVENALNAITVEADRLTGRVPVEPASVETAR
- a CDS encoding 3-deoxy-D-manno-octulosonic acid transferase, which codes for MMLGLYRFLTTLGAPVIQIYLGRRIKAGKEDPHRFNERLGRAALARPDGPLIWLHGASVGEAMSLLTLVARLKNAVPAANILITTGTVTSARMLADRLPKGAVHQYVPVDRMAYVRRFLDHWRPDLTLWAESEFWPNLISETAARGNPLILVNGRISPRSFKGWSRAPKFIAGLLGGFALCLGQTEGDAERLRALGAAGARSVGNLKFAADPLPVDAARLADLRAATAGRPLWLAASTWAGEEDIAWGVHQNLMAAHPGLLTVIVPRHPNRGAEIAARLADQGARVKRRAAGGMPDAGTDVYVADTMGELGLFFTLAPVVFMGKSLSAEGGQNLLEPARLGCAVLYGPRMTNFADMGARMAAAGASLPVADGAALSRAVGRLLDDKGEAEAIAARARTFAQAEAGVIDRLMTELTPYLQRLDGAKGAA
- the lpxK gene encoding tetraacyldisaccharide 4'-kinase, translated to MKAPAFWYDAAPSALGAVLSPLGLIYGAATALRQRGGRPAQAGVPVVCVGNLTAGGAGKTPVVIDIARRLATAGRRPHVVSRGYGGQADATPRPVDPDADTADKVGDEPLMIAKAAPVWVGGDRAQAARTVADAGAGTLVLDDGFQDPSLAKDLSIVVVDGRYGFGNGFLIPAGPLRETLRAGLARADALVVIGDDAWGVGDAARRFGPKNLPLLTARVVPGSEIGQISKSLGVAFAGIGHPEKFFQTLRDHGCRLAGTQAFPDHHPFSSADLAALKRRAEALKGVLITTEKDAQRIPAGDRAGIEVLTITLQWDDEAALDRLLQNAKP
- a CDS encoding lauroyl acyltransferase — its product is MAHAPAPLNKYVLHPVQAAAAFTVYMFFRMLPLDWASGLGGLLARTIGPRLRLSDRARRNLRAVFPDMAAAEVERIVHGMWDNLGRLAAEFPHLQEIDVYAGNGRVTVEGGEYVDQLRDDNEAGIFYSAHIGNWEILALGATQRGLPLDRVYREANNRLVEWLYRHGRAAVEGALIPKGPQGVRQLLNAFRSGSHLAMLVDQKMNDGIAVPFFGRPAMTAPALAELALRHNCPVVAARVTRIKGATFKMTALPPVRFEKTGDHKADVLAAMTQINNQVEQWVRDTPEQWLWLHNRWPNGGE
- a CDS encoding DUF2384 domain-containing protein → MQRAVINLFGRWDITDTQAATLLGEIAPRTFQRWKAGEYGRVGPDLAARLSNLLGIHKALRLLFKDAERGYGWIRRPNAAFGERSALAVMLGGQLTDLMRVRRYLDAVRGGW
- a CDS encoding RES family NAD+ phosphorylase, yielding MAWSYHRLINSAYPPIDLFEDIADPQDWLLLASAEIKTNARLAETIGNLDLVPPERRVGGAGASYVMAPFTHVSPDRPGRFHDGTFGAFYAAAGYETALFETVHHQARFCRATAEAPGWIADLRELVGRIDAALDDLRDGGFADLLDPDDYAPSQAYAREVRAGGGDGIVYPSVRHAGGECFAAFHPDVMGIPVQGRHVSYHWDGGRIDRIKDLSDGHKVYQIDS
- a CDS encoding M23 family metallopeptidase, which encodes MTNILHTLLLSAAITVAGIQSAFALELSGKFIQGGLVTGKVEPGTKLTLDGQPVAVAPDGSFIIGFGRKAKAKMVLRAEPPEGLPETRELAIEKRKYKVQRINGLPQRKVSPTKPEDLARIKKDQVQIAEVRKRTTLKTFFDTGFMWPVEGPISGVFGSQRILNGEPRSPHNGVDVAAPRGTPVKTMGDGIVALVNQDMFFTGKTVMIDHGLGLTSVYIHMDKITVKEGDFVTKGMQIGTVGATGRVTGPHLHWGVSWFKTHLDPALLVDPQKPIE
- the xseA gene encoding exodeoxyribonuclease VII large subunit, which produces MSDNSSGTAQSQPGETETSHNLPVFTVSEISQAVKHTVEETFQWVRIRGEISGFKRAASGHLYFALKDADAVIDGVCWRGTAGRLAIKPEDGMEIVATGRLTTYPGRSKYQVVVDHMELAGEGALLKLLEDRRRKLESLGLFAAERKRDIPFLPDVIGVVTSPTGAVIRDILHRLADRFPVHVLIWPVLVQGENAATQVAAAIRGFGDIQAGGPVPRPDVVIVARGGGSLEDLWAFNEEEVVRAIADCPIPVISAIGHETDTTLADFAADRRAPTPTAAAEMAVPVRLDLLAQVLEDGRRIASAVSRRLADHRRNLDATARALPNPARMLQEQAQRLDDWTDRLGHSLGSGLERRRARLAGAAAGLTRPDKIIQMEAGRLASEVRALKTAGRAAVDRARNRLTQASALLESYSYQRVLDRGFALVTAPAGAPVTSAKGLKTGDRLDLRLRDGTRPVTVTGNDTPDKTKAPGKPKPDKPGDGRQGQLL